The Populus alba chromosome 4, ASM523922v2, whole genome shotgun sequence genome contains a region encoding:
- the LOC118036281 gene encoding lysine histidine transporter-like 8, with protein MGEIGNLEQLPLHNLPSTASGPEVSLQVINVAASSMREMQSAATSTSMGVYDSSDSSGYLSEINPQEAWLPITESRNGNTVTSVFHLLSSGIGIQALLLPVAFSTLGWAWGIICLSLAFTWQLYTIWVLVQLHESVPGIGTRYSRYLQLAIAAFGPKLGKLLAIFPVMYLSGGSCVLLIIRGAGTMELFFKMMFGGEATSEDNPLVGAGWFLVFTCMAIALAQRPNLNSISGFSLIGAVTAIAYCTLIWALPISKGRPTGVSYNSQKEESGTSEMFDVLNAIGMIALAFRGHNLVLEIQGTLPSSSKCPSKKQMWRGVTLSYIIIAMCLFPVAIAGFWAYGNKIPSNGGMLTAFMQFHGHDTSKFAKGLVYLLVVINCLSSFQIYAMPVFDNLEFRYTCMKSKRCSWWVRTGFRLFFGALAFFIAVAFPFLPSLAALIGGIALPLTLAYPCFMWISIKKPRQKGHGVMWCLNLGLGCLGMVLSVLLVVAAVWNLATKGLHANFFHPE; from the exons atgGGAGAAATTGGCAATCTTGAACAACTACCTCTCCACAACCTTCCCAGTACAGCCTCCGGCCCTGAAGTATCTCTTCAAGTCATCAATGTTGCAGCAAGTTCCATGCGAGAAATGCAGAGTGCTGCTACGAGTACAAGCATGGGGGTTTATGATTCCTCAGATAGTTCAGGCTACCTGTCTGAGATCAACCCACAAGAAGCTTGGCTTCCTATTACAGAATCAAGAAATGGCAATACTGTTACTTCCGTGTTTCATTTACTTTCTTCAGGAATTGGGATTCAAGCCCTTCTACTTCCTGTGGCATTTTCCACTCTTGGATG GGCATGGGGAATCATATGCTTGTCGCTAGCATTTACCTGGCAACTCTATACCATATGGGTTCTTGTCCAACTTCATGAATCAGTACCTGGAATTGGAACTCGCTACAGCAGATATCTCCAACTTGCAATAGCCGCCTTTG GCCCAAAACTTGGGAAGTTGCTGGCTATATTCCCAGTAATGTATTTATCCGGGGGCTCATGTGTGTTGCTGATTATCAGAGGAGCTGGAACTATGGAGCTTTTCTTTAAAATGATGTTTGGAGGTGAGGCTACAAGTGAAGACAATCCATTGGTAGGGGCAGGGTGGTTTTTGGTCTTCACTTGCATGGCTATAGCATTGGCTCAACGGCCTAACTTGAATTCCATTTCTGGGTTCTCCCTCATCGGTGCAGTCACTGCCATTGCCTATTGTACTCTGATCTGGGCACTGCCAATCTCTAAGGGCAGGCCTACCGGAGTATCTTATAATTCACAGAAGGAGGAATCCGGCACGTCTGAAATGTTTGATGTCTTGAATGCAATTGGGATGATTGCGCTTGCTTTCAGGGGTCACAATCTTGTGCTTGAAATCCAG GGCACCCTGCCTTCAAGTTCAAAATGTCCATCCAAAAAGCAAATGTGGAGAGGAGTGACTCTCTCATACATAATAATAGCCATGTGCTTGTTTCCTGTTGCAATTGCTGGGTTTTGGGCTTATGGAAACAAG ATACCCTCGAATGGAGGGATGTTGACTGCATTTATGCAGTTCCATGGACACGACACCTCAAAATTCGCGAAGGGCCTTGTCTACCTGCTAGTAGTGATTAACTGCCTGAGCTCATTCCAAATCTACGCCATGCCAGTTTTCGACAACCTGGAATTCAGGTACACTTGCATGAAGAGCAAGCGGTGCTCGTGGTGGGTTCGCACCGGGTTTCGGCTTTTTTTCGGAGCATTGGCCTTCTTTATAGCTGTGGCTTTTCCATTTTTACCTAGCCTGGCTGCTTTAATCGGAGGAATCGCGTTACCCCTTACACTGGCTTATCCATGTTTCATGTGGATTTCGATCAAGAAACCCCGTCAAAAGGGCCATGGTGTCATGTGGTGTCTTAATCTAGGACTTGGATGCTTAGGCATGGTTCTGAGTGTTCTATTGGTCGTTGCAGCAGTTTGGAATTTGGCTACCAAAGGCCTGCATGCCAACTTCTTCCACCCCGAATGA
- the LOC118060113 gene encoding L-ascorbate oxidase homolog: MGCGATCWQVLVYVTFCCTLVFVNAEDPYRFFTWNVTYGDIYPLGVKQQGILINGQFPGPDIYSVTNNNLIINVYNSLPEPFLISWNGVQQRRNSYEDGVYGTTCPIPPGKNFTYILQVKDQIGSLYYYPSLAFHKAAGGFGGIRILSRPLIPVPFPEPADDFTVLIGDWYKANHTALKAILDRGHKLPLPDGILVNGRGPNQTYFTFQPGKTYRLRISNVGLQHSLNFRIQGHKMKLVEVEGTHTVQTTYSSLDVHVGQSYSVLVTADQTAQDYYIAVSTRFTTKILTTTAILHYSNSAKKVSGPIPGGPTTEIDWSLNQARSIRTNLTASGPRPNPQGSYHYGMINLTRTIKLESSAAQVNGKQRYAVNSVSFVPADTPLKIADYFKIGGVFRVGSMPDHPTGKKMYLDTSVLGADFRAFVEIVFQNHENIVQSWHINGYSFWVVGMDGGVWTPASRNQYNLRDAVSRCTTQVYPKSWTAIYIALDNVGMWNIRTEFWARQYLGQQFYMRVYSPVESPRDEYPIPKNALLCGRAIGRRTRSL; this comes from the exons ATGGGTTGTGGTGCAACATGTTGGCAAGTACTTGTTTATGTTACATTTTGTTGTACATTGGTTTTTGTTAATGCCGAGGATCCTTACAGGTTCTTCACCTGGAATGTTACCTACGGTGACATATATCCACTTGGTGTAAAACAACAG GGGATTCTGATAAATGGACAATTTCCAGGGCCGGATATCTATTCCGTTACCAACAATAATCTCATCATCAATGTTTACAATAGCTTGCCGGAGCCATTTCTCATTTCTTG GAACGGTGTCCAGCAAAGGAGGAATTCATACGAAGATGGAGTATATGGAACGACATGTCCAATCCCTCCGGGCAAGAACTTCACTTACATTTTACAAGTGAAAGATCAGATTGGCAGCTTATACTACTACCCATCTCTTGCATTCCATAAGGCAGCTGGTGGGTTCGGAGGCATCAGGATCCTTAGCAGGCCGCTAATTCCTGTCCCATTCCCTGAACCTGCTGATGATTTTACTGTTCTTATTGGAGATTGGTACAAGGCCAACCACACG GCATTGAAGGCCATTTTAGATCGTGGTCACAAGCTTCCTCTCCCAGATGGCATCCTGGTCAATGGTCGCGGACCCAATCAGACATATTTCACATTTCAACCTG GAAAAACTTACAGGCTCAGGATATCTAATGTGGGGCTCCAACATTCTCTCAATTTTCGCATTCAAGGCCACAAGATGAAGCTAGTTGAAGTTGAGGGCACTCACACTGTTCAGACTACGTATTCATCACTGGATGTCCATGTCGGTCAATCCTACTCGGTGTTGGTCACAGCTGATCAGACAGCTCAGGACTATTACATTGCTGTCTCTACTCGTTTCACCACCAAGATCCTGACCACCACTGCCATACTTCACTACAGCAATTCTGCCAAAAAAGTGTCCGGTCCAATCCCTGGTGGACCAACCACCGAAATCGACTGGTCTCTTAACCAGGCTCGTTCAATTAG GACAAATCTGACAGCAAGTGGACCAAGACCAAATCCACAAGGATCATATCACTATGGAATGATTAACCTCACCAGAACCATCAAGCTAGAAAGCTCTGCAGCTCAAGTTAATGGCAAGCAGAGATATGCAGTTAACAGCGTCTCATTTGTTCCTGCCGACACCCCTCTTAAGATTGCTGACTACTTTAAGATCGGAGGTGTTTTCCGCGTCGGAAGCATGCCAGACCATCCAACCGGCAAGAAAATGTACCTCGACACATCTGTCTTGGGTGCTGATTTCAGGGCCTTTGTTGAGATCGTGTTTCAGAACCATGAGAACATTGTCCAGAGCTGGCACATCAATGGATATTCCTTCTGGGTAGTCGG TATGGATGGAGGGGTGTGGACTCCAGCTAGCCGTAATCAATACAATCTCAGGGATGCGGTTTCGCGCTGCACGACTCAG GTGTATCCCAAGTCATGGACTGCTATCTACATTGCACTTGATAATGTTGGAATGTGGAACATCAGGACTGAATTCTGGGCAAGACAATACCTTGGTCAGCAATTTTATATGCGTGTTTACTCACCGGTTGAGTCACCACGAGATGAATATCCAATTCCCAAGAACGCCCTTCTTTGCGGGAGAGCCATTGGCAGAAGAACCAGATCTCTATAG